The sequence TACACCGAGGCGGGGCTGGGCGACGCCTCACCGTATCTGCTGCATCTGACCGTCGCCGCCGCACTGCTGGCCACACCTGCCGAGGCCACGACCCCCGCCACACCCGAAGTCCCTCGACGGCACATACCGCACTGGGCCCGACGATCGGAGGTGACCTGAGCATGCACGTCCTCGTGGTGCACAACCGCTACGCCTCGGCGCAGCCGAGCGGGGAGAACAAGGTCGTCGACCAGGAGGTGGCGCTGCTGCGCGCGGCAGGCCACCGGGTCGAGGTGTTCGAGCGACGCAGTGACGACATCGGCGCCATGTCCCTGCTCGACAAGGCCAAGGTGCCGCTGCTTGTGCCGTGGAACTCGGCCGTCCGCAAGGAACTCGCCGCCCGACTCCGCACCGAGCGGCCGGACGTGGTGCACGTCCACAACGTCTTTCCCCTCCTGTCGCCCGCGGTGCTGGCCGCCTGCGCCGACGCCGACGTGCCCGCAGTCGCCACGCTGCACAACTACACCCAGGTCTGCCCGCCCGGCACGCTGCAACGGGACGGCCGGCCGTGCACCGAGTGCGTCGGGTCCGCGCCGCTGCCCGCCGTCCGGCACGGCTGCTACCGCGGCTCCCGGCTGGCGACGGTGCCGCTCGCGGTCAGCATGTCGGTCAACCGGCGGCGGTGGTGGTCCGGCGTGGAGCGGTTCTTCTGCATCTCCGCGGCGCAGCGCGAGGTCCTGGTGCGGGCGGGCATGCCGCCCGAGCGGTTGACGGTCAAGCACAACTTCGTGCCTGAGCCGGGCACTTGCCGCGCGGGCGACGGTGAGCAGGTGCTCTCTCTCGGCCGGCTCGCGGAGGCCAAGGGCGTACGGCTGCTGATGGCCGCGTGGGACGAGATCGCCGCGGGCGGCGGCGTGGGCGTGCCGCTGGTGATCGCCGGCACGGGGCCGTTGGAGCGGGAGGTGACGGCCTGGGCGGCGGGCCGGGACGACGTGCGGTACGTCGGCCTGTACGACACGGCCCAGTGCCGGGAGGCGATCGCGCGGTCGGTCGCCGTGGTGGCCCCCTCGACGTGGCTGGAGGCGTTCGGCCTGGTGGTCGTGGAGGCGATGGCGGCCGGGGTCCCGACCGTCGCCGCTGGTCACGGCGCCTTCGTCGAACTCGTCGAGGACGGGGTGACCGGGCTGCTGCACCGACCGGGCGAGCCCGCCTCGCTCGCGTCCGGCATACGCCGGATC is a genomic window of Streptomyces gilvosporeus containing:
- a CDS encoding glycosyltransferase family 4 protein; this translates as MHVLVVHNRYASAQPSGENKVVDQEVALLRAAGHRVEVFERRSDDIGAMSLLDKAKVPLLVPWNSAVRKELAARLRTERPDVVHVHNVFPLLSPAVLAACADADVPAVATLHNYTQVCPPGTLQRDGRPCTECVGSAPLPAVRHGCYRGSRLATVPLAVSMSVNRRRWWSGVERFFCISAAQREVLVRAGMPPERLTVKHNFVPEPGTCRAGDGEQVLSLGRLAEAKGVRLLMAAWDEIAAGGGVGVPLVIAGTGPLEREVTAWAAGRDDVRYVGLYDTAQCREAIARSVAVVAPSTWLEAFGLVVVEAMAAGVPTVAAGHGAFVELVEDGVTGLLHRPGEPASLASGIRRIAAEPARNREMGRAARRRYEQGFSPAVGLERLVEEYRTAIAGRSEAMRDGINGG